The following are from one region of the Sorghum bicolor cultivar BTx623 chromosome 2, Sorghum_bicolor_NCBIv3, whole genome shotgun sequence genome:
- the LOC8056184 gene encoding pentatricopeptide repeat-containing protein At1g52640, mitochondrial has protein sequence MQSAARLLAAAAPRSPRPLLLRGLCSASPAGQPDPRPYPVPELDPDPQLVGALCRVLSDFRGPRHDLRAALDGFAPRLTPAAAADVLRRCRNLPVPSLRFFLFAAALPGFTHLPESLLILAGSLAGARLFPLLRSLLSDLPRPALSRDLFPLLFRAYARAGLPDDAIRAFSSMERFGFLPTVADLHSLLFTLSHNGLVEHAEAFFRESPIQFDVSAKTYTILISGWAVVAKPEKAQKLFDEMIERGVQPDVPAYNALIDALCRGGDVALAQEQLKDMQRSRGLAPDAATYGPFLRSACASKDARAALRVLDRMRARSLTPNVFTYNAVIRLLCELGEVDEAYNILNEMATYGEKPDVWSYNTLLNTHCKLKEANMDSEPSSQNPTDMTAFVQNLLGQMQTRFESMSENIVSRIDEMGTKIDELEQSINNLKAEMGTEMPAKKPDEPKPADSA, from the exons ATGCAATCTGCCGCCAGGCTCCTCGCTGCGGCCGCGCCGCGAAGCCCGCGGCCTCTCCTGCTGCGCGGCCTCTGCTCCGCCTCGCCCGCTGGACAGCCGGATCCGCGGCCCTATCCGGTCCCGGAACTCGACCCCGACCCACAGCTCGTCGGCGCGCTCTGCCGTGTGCTCAGCGACTTCCGCGGGCCGCGGCACGACCTCCGCGCCGCGCTCGACGGATTCGCGCCGCGCCTCacccccgcggcggcggccgacgTCCTGCGCCGCTGCCGCAACCTCCCCGTGCCCTCGCTCCGGTTCTTCCTCTTCGCCGCCGCGCTGCCGGGCTTCACCCATCTTCCGGAGTCGCTCCTCATCCTCGCCGGCTCGCTCGCGGGGGCGCGGCTCTTCCCGCTTCTGCGCTCCCTGCTCTCCGATCTCCCGCGACCCGCGCTCTCGCGGGACCTGTTCCCGCTGCTGTTCCGCGCGTACGCCCGCGCCGGCCTCCCCGACGACGCCATCCGAGCTTTCTCCTCCATGGAGAGGTTCGGGTTCCTGCCGACGGTCGCTGATCTCCACTCCCTGCTCTTCACGTTATCGCATAATGGCCTGGTAGAGCATGCCGAGGCATTCTTTAGGGAGTCGCCAATTCAGTTTGATGTTTCGGCCAAAACCTATACCATCCTGATCTCTGGGTGGGCTGTTGTTGCAAAGCCAGAGAAGGCTCAGAAGCTGTTTGACGAAATGATTGAGAGAGGGGTCCAGCCTGATGTGCCTGCCTATAATGCGTTGATTGACGCCTTGTGTCGAGGAGGGGATGTTGCACTTGCACAGGAGCAGCTAAAAGATATGCAACGCAGCCGTGGGCTTGCCCCTGATGCTGCTACTTATGGCCCATTCCTTCGTTCTGCATGTGCGTCAAAAGATGCTCGTGCTGCTCTTCGAGTGCTAGATAGGATGCGTGCACGCAGCCTTACACCAAATGTATTCACGTATAATGCTGTCATTCGGTTACTGTGTGAGTTGGGAGAGGTTGATGAGGCTTATAATATCCTCAATGAGATGGCAACCTATGGGGAGAAGCCTGATGTCTGGAGCTACAACACTCTGCTTAATACACATTGTAAGCTGAAAGAG GCTAACATGGATTCAGAGCCGTCATCACAGAACCCAACAGATATGACTGCATTT GTCCAGAACCTCCTTGGACAGATG CAAACAAGGTTCGAGTCCATGTCGGAGAACATTGTGTCAAGGA TAGATGAAATGGGAACCAAGATCGACGAACTCGAGCAGAGCATCAACAATCTCAAAGCTGAGATGGGCACTGAGATGCCGGCCAAGAAGCCTGATGAGCCAAAGCCTGCTGACTCCGCGTAA
- the LOC8056186 gene encoding protein ALTERED XYLOGLUCAN 4 — MGASTPRHHSSSPFQRSLLSRRIITFALYALVPLALLHYLLSFPPSPAPTTSSPSPPRGPKVAAAAGAAGGAARKIPAPRCDYSDGAWERSEAGPLYNGTSCGETIKAAQNCEAHGRPDTGYLRWRWRPRGCALPPFDPAEFLRLVRGRHVAFVGDSLARNQCESLVCLLSSAFPAQLVRGAGGGDGDGDGDELRKFRRWAFPSHNATVSVFWSPFLVNGTEKAKGAAVGKGPDHNRLYLDQPNERWAAEVPGIDVVVLSAGHWFLHSALFYDRGEVVGCHHCPEPNRTETGFFGAFRLAVRGALREVVLRGARAQQRGPKLAVVTTFSPAHFEGDWDSPTACARTEPYAPGERAMEYMDGEMLRAEAEEVAAAAAGARARGAGVTVEALQVTRMAGLRADGHPGAYMHPYPFAGGARERVPNDCVHWCLPGPMDTWNEILLQVVKRWSDDGVDAGADASSSSTSP; from the coding sequence ATGGGCGCCTCCACTCCTCGCCACCATTCCAGCTCCCCCTTCCAGCGATCCCTCCTCTCCAGGCGGATCATCACGTTCGCGCTATACGCCCTGGTCCCGCTCGCCCTCCTCCACTACCTCCTCTCCTTCCCTCCCTCTCCAGCCCCGACCACCTCCTCGCCGTCACCGCCGCGGGGGCCCAAAGTCGCTGCCGCTGCGGGCGCCGCCGGCGGAGCAGCAAGAAAGATCCCGGCGCCAAGGTGCGACTACTCGGATGGGGCGTGGGAGCGGAGCGAGGCGGGCCCGCTGTACAACGGCACGAGCTGCGGCGAGACGATCAAGGCCGCCCAGAACTGCGAGGCGCACGGGCGGCCCGACACGGGGTACCTCCGCTGGCGGTGGCGGCCGCGCGGGTGCGCGCTCCCGCCGTTCGACCCGGCCGAGTTCCTGCGCCTCGTCCGCGGCCGCCACGTCGCCTTCGTGGGCGACTCGCTGGCGCGGAACCAGTGCGAGTCCCTCGTCTGCCTGCTCAGCTCCGCGTTCCCGGCCCAGCTGGTGCGCGGCGCCGGCGGTGGGGACggggacggcgacggcgacgagctCCGCAAGTTCCGGCGCTGGGCGTTCCCGTCGCACAACGCCACGGTGTCCGTGTTCTGGTCTCCGTTCCTGGTGAACGGCACGGAGAAGGCCAAGGGCGCAGCGGTGGGGAAAGGGCCTGACCACAACCGGCTGTACCTGGACCAGCCGAACGAGCGGTGGGCGGCGGAGGTCCCCGGCATCGACGTGGTGGTTCTCTCCGCGGGGCACTGGTTCCTGCACTCGGCGCTCTTCTACGACCGCGGCGAGGTGGTCGGGTGCCACCACTGCCCGGAGCCCAACCGCACGGAGACGGGCTTCTTCGGCGCGTTCCGCCTCGCCGTCCGCGGCGCGCTCCGCGAGGTCGTCCTCCGCGGCGCCAGGGCGCAGCAGCGGGGGCCGAAGCTGGCCGTGGTGACGACCTTCTCGCCCGCGCACTTCGAGGGGGACTGGGACAGCCCCACGGCGTGCGCGCGCACGGAGCCGTACGCGCCCGGGGAGCGGGCGATGGAGTACATGGACGGCGAGATGCTCCgcgcggaggcggaggaggttgcggcggcggcggccggcgcgcGGGCGCGCGGGGCCGGGGTGACGGTGGAGGCGCTGCAGGTGACGCGGATGGCCGGGCTGCGCGCGGACGGGCACCCGGGCGCGTACATGCACCCGTACCcgttcgccggcggcgcgagggAGCGGGTGCCCAACGACTGCGTGCACTGGTGCCTGCCGGGGCCCATGGACACGTGGAACGAGATCCTGCTGCAGGTCGTCAAGCGGTGGTCGGACGACGGGGTCGACGCCGGCGCCGACGCCTCGTCGTCGTCCACGTCGCCGTGA